ACCGCGGCTGGGCTTGTCCGGGCGGTGGTCGATGGGGATATTGAGATTCAAATCAAGGTTCAGGGGAAGAAAAAATGAACGTTGCGCTTGCAGTAACGCGGTCATGCCCCCATTGCCCGAGTATTGAGGCGGAGCTGAAAAAAATGGGGATTCCCTATTCCATCCGGTACATGGAAGATGACGTCAAGCTCCAGAATAAACACAACATAAAGGGGTCACCGAATATCCTGGTGGATGGTGAACTGGTTTTCAACGGTATAGACCAGGGTATGCTTCTGGATGCTTCCGGGCATACCAAAATGGCTGTGGGGCACCAGTTTCATTTCGGTCAGCATGGCCAGCATTCTGGATACGGCAAAAATGCTGGCCAGCATGCCGCCGGCGGTGGTCATTATGGCAATGGGCTGAACAATGACGTTACATGGCAGCATCGTTCCAATTTTATCCTCAACCTGCAGCGCTTTGAAAGCAAAGGGCGGATTGCAAGCCCCCAGAATTCGATATTTTTTAAAATCCACATCAAGTTTCTTTTTTAATGTAGCCTTGACGTCATATTAATTTTTTTCTCTTGTTCATGTTTTTTCAGTATGCAGTTATAAATATAACCTCCTGTTCTAAATAATCATTTCTTCTTGAATCCTGAAGTTTTTTGTCATGGAAAACCACTGTGGCACACCCGTTGCAATTCATAAAAATAACGGTGATGCAGCGATCATTAAACAATCGTCATCAATATCGGTAACCATACATGAAAAAGGAGAAAAAAATGAAGAAGACAATAATGTTCATCATCTTAGGGGTGGCTGCAATCGGGTTTTCCATGAACGCGTACGCAATGATGGGAGGTGGCCGGACCCAGTCCGGTCAGACGCAGCATATGTATGACAGCAGCCAGAGAAATCATGGGGATCAGGAATATCGCAACAACGGCAAAGAATCGTATCGCTTTGACCATGGCGCTCATATGGATAGTGACGGCAGGTATAGACAGGAGCATTTTATGGATGATGATTCCTTTTACCATAATGACAGCCATCCGATCGATCATGGGGACAATGGATATGACGGCCGCAATACACAAGACATGCATGACAATGGCCCGCAAGGCCATTAGTTCATAACCAGGGCTTCAGGGCCTAAAATGATTTTAAAGGTAAATTTAAGGAGGGAAAAATGGTTGTTTTCAGAAAAAACGCTGCAATGATGAATAACACATTGAAGGTTGTTATGATTGCGGCAATAGCTATGATTTGGGCAGCCGGTACTGCCCGGGCAGGGTACAAATTTAAAATCAATGAAGCGGTTAAAGGAGAGATTGGTTTCTGGACCCAGGCCTGGTATCAATATGCGGAAAATGCCAGTGACGGCAATGGAGACGGCGTGCTTGATACCGATGTCAATGATTTTATGATACGAAGGGCCTATTTCAGCATCAGCGGCGAGGCCACGCCCTATCTGGGATTTTTCACACATATTGCTGCCGACCGCATCGGTCAGGATAATCTGGATGATTCATCACTGGGCCTTGGCAGCGGTGTCGCATTCAGAGATATTTGGATCACACTGAAACCATCTGATATGCTGAATGTTCAGGTGGGGCGGATGTATATTCCGTTTACGCGAAATTATGGCACTACCTCGACCAAGGCGCTGCTGACAACCGATCTGGACTGGACCCAGGGCGGTATCAGGGGCAATATTTTTTACCCCAGCAAGGTTGGCCGCGATGACGGTGTCACTTTTTGGGGCAATCTGATGGCGGGGAAGTTCCAATATCGGTTCATGGTCGGCGAAGGGGTGGAGAACCCCACCCAGAATCCGGATGATAACCTGAGGTTTGCCGGAAGGGTCAGTTTCAACCTGTTTGATCCTGAGACAGGCTGGTTCAATCAGGGCACCTATCTGGGAAAGAAACAGATTCTTGCATTGGGCCTGGGTGCTGATACGCAAGAACTTGAATTTGGTGCCGGAACCGATGATTATTTTGCCTGGACAGCGGATATCCACTATGACCAGCCTTACAGTAACGGGGGGCCCTGACTGCCGAAGCCGCCTACATCAATATTGAAAATGGTGTGAACAGTATAAAATACAGCCAGTTTGCATCGGGAGATGACGGGTCGATTGTCTCACTGAAAGCAGGGTATCTTTTCCCCGGCCGGATCGGAGTAGGACAGGTACAGCCTTTTGCCCACTATGAACTTATAGATGTGGATGAAACAAACAAAGACG
Above is a window of Desulfotignum balticum DSM 7044 DNA encoding:
- a CDS encoding porin, with translation MIWAAGTARAGYKFKINEAVKGEIGFWTQAWYQYAENASDGNGDGVLDTDVNDFMIRRAYFSISGEATPYLGFFTHIAADRIGQDNLDDSSLGLGSGVAFRDIWITLKPSDMLNVQVGRMYIPFTRNYGTTSTKALLTTDLDWTQGGIRGNIFYPSKVGRDDGVTFWGNLMAGKFQYRFMVGEGVENPTQNPDDNLRFAGRVSFNLFDPETGWFNQGTYLGKKQILALGLGADTQELEFGAGTDDYFAWTADIHYDQPYSNGGP